Proteins found in one Lates calcarifer isolate ASB-BC8 linkage group LG8, TLL_Latcal_v3, whole genome shotgun sequence genomic segment:
- the LOC108885668 gene encoding protocadherin gamma-A12-like — protein MSSQINGNAYPELVLKKALDREAQAEHVLKINGIDGGNPVRSGTASIHIRVLDANDNVPVFSQRVYKASVPENSAVGTVIAKLNATDLDEGVYGEITYSFSHLSDKIGGVIEMNPQSGEVRVTGLIDYEEASTHELDVQAKDGGGQASHCKLIIDVIDVNDNKPVIEIKSASANVAEDSKPGTMVALINIYDLDTGSSGRVTCTISDNVQFKFVSEVKNYYMLVTDGLLDRELQPEYNITSRPLMRALPHSPA, from the coding sequence ATGAGTTCTCAAATAAATGGCAATGCTTATCCGGAGCTAGTCCTTAAAAAGGCCTTGGACCGGGAGGCACAGGCTGAACATGTACTGAAAATCAATGGAATTGACGGGGGAAATCCGGTCAGATCAGGAACTGCTTCTATCCACATCCGTGTTTTGGACGCCAATGATAATGTCCCAGTTTTTAGCCAACGAGTTTACAAAGCTTCTGTACCAGAGAACTCGGCCGTAGGGACTGTCATAGCAAAACTGAATGCCACGGACTTAGATGAAGGTGTTTATGGAGAGATAACGTACTCTTTCAGTCACCTGTCAGACAAGATTGGAGGAGTTATTGAAATGAACCCTCAGAGTGGAGAAGTACGGGTGACAGGGCTCATTGACTATGAAGAGGCTAGTACGCACGAGCTGGATGTTCAGGCTAAAGATGGCGGCGGTCAGGCCTCTCACTGTAAACTTATAATTGATGTAATTGATGTAAATGATAATAAACCCGTGATAGAAATAAAGTCGGCCTCTGCTAACGTAGCTGAAGACTCTAAGCCAGGAACTATGGTTGCTCTGATTAACATTTATGACCTGGACACTGGAAGCAGTGGGCGTGTCACGTGCACAATCTCAGACAATGTTCAATTTAAATTTGTATCAGAGGTGAAAAACTACTACATGTTAGTTACTGACGGATTATTAGACAGAGAACTTCAACCAGAGTACAACATCACATCACGGCCACTGATGCGggctctccctcactctccagCGTAA
- the LOC108885669 gene encoding protocadherin beta-15-like, producing METLRSKGASLDWRVSILLFCVVAAVNGQIRYTIPEEMRKGLFVGDVAKDLGLDLKRLVSGRARLVIDEDNQYVVLNQNKGHIVVNERIDREKLCAKKSPCSFSLEIVLEDPLELFSITIEIQDVNDHAPAFPKKEINLEISESTPTGTVFLLDSAADPDVGVNSLQSYSLKANDHFVLKQHTRGDGSKYAEMMLQSSLDREKQNEHTLILTAVDGGEPQRSGTVRIHVSVLDANDNAPVFTQSLYTVSVLENVSRGTVVARVSAVDLDQGYNGNVTYFFTHLEEHSSCPFEINSYTGEVKLTGDIDYEVSPSYEINLQAKDPWGVVGASKLIIELADVNDNSPVITMASYSGKISEDSAPGTVVALISVQDKDSGKNGQVHLNIDENLPFKIKSSLRNYYTLVTEQNLDREKRSKYNITLTATDEGLPALSSSKTVFLDVTDINDNAPAFSQSVYSTQVMENNSPGVTLLQIYATDPDQGQNARISYFLIDSEFNGAPVSSYFSINTESGVIQSLRSLDYEQVKEYKIRVKAQDGGSPPLTSNTTVNVHVKDQNDNPPQVLYPVQTGGSLVAEMVPRSADVGYLVTKVVAVDVDSGQNAWLSYKLQKATDRALFEVGLQNGEIRTIRQVTDKDAVKQRLTVIVEDNGQPSRSATVIVNVAVADSFPEVLSEFTDFTQDKEYNDNLTFYLVLALAVVSFLFITCLVVIISVKIYRWRQSRVLYHSNLPVIPYYPPRYSDTLGTGTLQHVYNYEVCRTTDSRKSDMKYMKPMSQSLVSVDGAGTETLQNGEQSSAVSHMSTLVSLSVDVYHISCCIFGRNMFC from the coding sequence ATGGAGACTCTGAGGAGCAAAGGCGCCTCATTGGACTGGAGAGTATccattttgcttttctgtgttgtcGCTGCGGTTAATGGACAAATTCGTTATACTATTCcagaggaaatgaggaaagGGCTGTTTGTTGGAGACGTCGCAAAAGACCTGGGCTTGGATTTAAAAAGGTTGGTGTCTGGTCGGGCTCGACTTGTTATTGATGAGGATAACCAATATGTCGTGCTGAACCAGAACAAAGGACATATTGTTGTCAATGAAAGAATTGACAGAGAAAAATTATGCGCCAAGAAATCTCCGTGTAGCTTTAGTCTAGAAATTGTCCTCGAGGATCCACTTGAATTGTTTTCCATTACGATCGAAATACAAGATGTAAACGACCATGCTCCCGCTTTTCCCAAAAAGGAAATTAACTTGGAAATTAGCGAATCGACGCCCACAGGGACTGTATTCTTGCTTGATAGCGCAGCTGATCCTGACGTAGGAGTAAACTCACTGCAAAGCTACTCTTTAAAAGCAAACGATCATTTTGTTCTCAAACAACACACCCGAGGAGATGGGAGTAAATATGCTGAAATGATGCTTCAGAGTAGTTTGGATCGCGAGAAGCAAAACGAACATACGCTTATATTAACGGCTGTTGATGGTGGGGAGCCGCAGAGGTCTGGGACAGTAAGAATACATGTATCTGTTCTGGACGCAAATGACAACGCGCCCGTTTTTACGCAGTCTTTATACACAGTGTCCGtcttggaaaatgtttcccgAGGCACAGTTGTTGCTAGAGTCAGTGCCGTCGATTTAGACCAAGGTTATAATGGCAACGTCACATATTTTTTCACCCACCTAGAAGAGCATTCATCCTGTCCTTTCGAAATAAATTCTTACACTGGAGAGGTTAAACTCACCGGTGACATCGATTACGAGGTTTCTCCAAGTTACGAAATAAACCTTCAAGCAAAAGATCCATGGGGTGTAGTGGGCGCCAGCAAGTTAATTATCGAATTAGCAGACGTGAATGATAACAGCCCAGTGATCACAATGGCTTCATATTCGGGTAAGATTTCAGAAGATTCTGCTCCTGGTACAGTTGTGGCCTTGATTAGCGTCCAAGATAAAGATTCTGGTAAAAATGGGCAGGTTCATTTAAATATAGACGAAAACCTCCCTTTCAAAATTAAATCATCTCTCAGAAACTACTACACCTTAGTCACAGAGCAAAACCTCGACCGAGAAAAGCGTTCCAAGTACAACATCACTCTCACTGCCACAGATGAGGGTTTGCCTGCTTTATCAAGCAGTAAAACTGTATTCTTAGACGTTACTGATATTAATGACAACGCACCCGCTTTCAGCCAAAGTGTTTACAGCACTCAGGTAATGGAGAACAATTCTCCTGGTGTCACTCTGTTGCAGATTTACGCAACTGATCCAGATCAGGGTCAGAATGCACGCATATCATATTTTCTTATTGACAGCGAATTTAATGGAGCTCCAGTCTCCTCATATTTCTCAATTAATACGGAAAGTGGAGTAATTCAGTCTTTGCGTTCACTTGACTATGAACAAGTCAAAGAGTATAAAATACGAGTTAAAGCTCAAGATGGAGGCTCGCCACCACTAACTAGTAACACAACAGTTAATGTACATGTCaaggaccagaacgacaacccaCCTCAGGTTCTGTatccagtccagactggtggctctctggtggctgaaatggttCCTCGAtcagcagatgtgggctatctggtgactaaagtggtggctgttgatgtggactctggacagaatgcctggctctcctataaactgcagaaagccacagacagggcgctgtttgaagtgggcttacagaatggagaaataagaactatccgccaagtgactgataaagatgcagtgaaacaaagactgactgttatagtggaggacaacgggcagccctctcgttcagctacagtcattgttaacgtggcggtggcggacagcttccctgaagtgctgtcggagttcactgactttacccaggacaaggagtacaatgacaacctgactttttacttagtgttggctctggctgtagtttccttcctcttcatcacgtgtttagtggttattatatcagtgaagatctacagatggagacagtctcgcgTCCTGTATCACTCtaatctccctgtgattccatattatcctccacgttactcagacactttggggacagggactctccaacacgtgtacaactacgaggtgtgcaggacgactgactccagaaagagtgacATGAAATATATGAAACCGATGAGTCAAAGTTTGGTTAGTGTGGATGGAGCTGGAACTGAAACTCTGCAGAATGGAGAGCAGTCATCAGCAGTATCTCATATGTCTACTCTGGTAAGTCTGTCTGTGGACGTTTATCATATCAGCTGTTGCATCTTTGGGCGTAATATGTTTTGTTAG
- the LOC108885494 gene encoding protocadherin gamma-A3 — protein MMALRGSPTYISLKWRLFCGLRRQIGLLMLLLHAMNMVGGQIRYSIPEEMKKGSVIGNVAQDLGLDLKRLHSGRARIVTGENVHYTELKTDKGILVVNERIDREQLCGDITPCSFSFEVILENPMELHRITVEVLDINDHAPVFPNKDKPISFEISESAVVGVQFPLQSAEDLDVGQNALQDYVLSPNDNFILKQHANPDGSKYVEMVLQKPLDREQRPNFSLKLIAVDGGTPQRSGTVNIDVTVLDVNDNAPVFNQSVYKASVMENTMRGTNIITVNATDADSGSNGVIVYSLSKMKGSAADIFSIDENTGTISVSGQIDYEKDRKYEVRVEARDQGGLTGTSKVVLDVIDVNDNAPVINIMSLSSSLSEDSRPGTTIAILNVKDADSEKNGQIKCSIDGKHPFKIESSLTNYYNLVSDQHFDRESVSEYNITITATDFGTPPLSSSTKLHLKISDVNDNAPVFDKSSYSAQITENNSPGISIFAVSARDSDWNQNARISYLLVDTQVSGSPVSTYVSLNSETGVLSAVRSFDYEQIKQLQLVVKAQDGGSPPLSSNVTVKILIQDQNDNPPQVLYPVQTGGSLVAEMVPRSADVGYLVTKVVAVDVDSGQNAWLSYKLQKATDRALFEVGLQNGEIRTIRQVTDKDAVKQRLTVIVEDNGQPSRSATVIVNVAVADSFPEVLSEFTDFTQDKEYNDNLTFYLVLALAVVSFLFITCLVVIISVKIYRWRQSRILYHSNLPVIPYYPPRYSDTLGTGTLQHVYNYEVCRTTDSRKSDCKFGRAGSQNVLIMDPSSTGTMQRIQSEKSILDEPDSPLEVSQII, from the exons ATGATGGCACTTCGAGGATCTCCCACCTACATATCCTTAAAATGGCGATTGTTTTGTGGACTGCGACGACAAATAGGACTGCTTATGTTGCTGCTTCATGCAATGAATATGGTAGGTGGTCAGATTCGTTATTCCATaccagaggagatgaagaaaggCTCAGTTATTGGTAATGTAGCGCAGGATCTTGGTTTGGATCTGAAAAGGCTCCATTCTGGGCGGGCCCGTATCGTGACGGGAGAAAACGTTCACTACACCgagctgaaaacagacaaagggATTCTAGTCGTGAATGAGAGAATAGACCGAGAGCAGCTTTGTGGAGACATAACGCCATGTAGCTTCAGTTTTGAGGTGATTTTAGAAAATCCAATGGAACTGCACAGAATTACAGTTGAGGTTTTGGATATAAATGATCACGCTCCCGTCTTCCCAAACAAAGATAAACCTATCAGTTTTGAAATAAGTGAATCGGCTGTAGTGGGAGTGCAGTTTCCACTTCAGAGTGCAGAGGATCTAGATGTGGGGCAGAACGCTTTGCAAGATTATGTTTTGTCACCAAACgacaattttattttgaagcaacATGCAAATCCAGACGGAAGTAAATACGTTGAAATGGTGCTACAGAAGCCTTTAGACAGAGAGCAACGTCCTAATTTCTCTTTAAAATTAATCGCAGTTGACGGAGGAACACCACAGAGATCTGGTACAGTAAATATAGATGTCACTGTTTTAGATGTCAACGACAATGCTCCAGTATTTAACCAGTCAGTATATAAAGCATCTGTGATGGAAAACACGATGAGAGGCACAAACATTATTACAGTAAATGCCACAGACGCAGACAGCGGTTCAAATGGAGTCATCGTTTACAGTTTGTCTAAAATGAAAGGGAGTGCAGCAGATATATTCAGTATTGATGAAAATACTGGAACGATTTCTGTATCTGGTCAAATAGAttatgaaaaagacagaaaatatgagGTTAGGGTAGAGGCAAGAGATCAGGGTGGTCTCACCGGGACCAGTAAAGTTGTACTGGATGTTATTGATGTTAACGACAATGCCCCAGTCATAAATATAATGTCACTTTCTAGCTCGTTGTCTGAAGACTCACGTCCTGGTACAACGATTGCTATTTTGAACGTGAAAGATGCAGATTCTGAGAAAAATGGGCAAATAAAATGTTCTATAGATGGCAAACATCCCTTTAAAATCGAGTCATCTTTAACAAACTATTACAATTTAGTTTCAGATCAACATTTTGACCGCGAGTCGGTCTCAGAATATAACATAACAATAACAGCCACGGACTTTGGGACTCCCCCACTTTCTAGCTCAACAAAATTACATCTTAAAATCTCTGACGTAAACGACAATGCACCAGTTTTTGATAAAAGCAGTTATTCTGCTCAGATCACAGAGAATAATTCACCTGGAATTTCAATATTTGCTGTCAGCGCGAGGGACTCTGATTGGAACCAAAACGCCAGAATCTCGTATCTTTTAGTGGACACGCAGGTCAGTGGTAGTCCAGTTTCTACTTATGTGTCTTTAAACTCTGAAACTGGAGTTCTTAGCGCGGTTCGCTCCTTTGATTATGAGCAAATTAAACAACTTCAGCTAGTAGTCAAAGCTCAGGATggaggctctcctccactcagtagtaatgtgactgtaaaaatactgatccaggaccagaacgacaatCCTCCTCAGGTTCTATatccagtccagactggtggctctctggtggctgaaatggtgcctcgttcagcagacgtgggctatctggtgactaaagtggtggctgttgatgtggactctggacagaatgcctggctctcctataaactgcagaaagccacagacagggcgctgtttgaagtgggcttacagaatggagaaataagaactatccgccaagtgactgataaagatgcagtgaaacaaagactgactgttatagtggaggacaacgggcagccctctcgttcagctacagtcattgttaacgtggcggtggcggacagcttccctgaagtgctgtcggagttcactgactttacccaggacaaggagtacaatgacaacctgactttttacttagtgttggctctggctgtagtttccttcctcttcatcacgtgtttagtggttattatatcagtgaaaatctacagatggagacagtctcgcatcctgtatcactccaatctccctgtgattccatattatcctccacgttactcagacactttggggacagggactctccaacacgtgtacaattacgaggtgtgcaggacgactgactccagaaagagtgactgtaagttcggcagagctggtagtcagaacgtgttgataatggaccccagttctacagggacgatgcagcggatacaaagtgaaaagagcatcctggatgaaccagactctcctctAGAG GTTAGTCAAATAATATAG
- the LOC108885496 gene encoding protocadherin gamma-A12-like encodes MALRRSTTCIRWRMFCGLQRQIGLLMLLLHVVNMVGGQIRYSIPEEMKKGSVIGSVAQDLGLDLKRLHSGRARIVTGENVHYTELKTDKGILVVNERIDREQLCGDITPCSFSFEVILENPIELHRITVEVLDINDHAPVFPNKDKPISFEISESAVVGVQFPLHSAEDLDVGQNALQDYVLSPNDNFILKQHANPDGSKYVEMVLQKPLDREQRPHLSLKLIAVDGGTPQRSGTVNIDVTVLDANDNAPVFNQSVYKTSVMENTMKSTDIITVNATDADSGSNGVIVYSLSKMKGSAADIFSIDENTGTISVSGQIDYEKDRKYEVRVEARDQGGLTGTSKVILDVIDVNDNAPVINIMSLSSPVSEDSPSGTTIAVLNIKDADSEKNGQIKCSIDGKHPFKIESSLTNYYNLVSDQHFDRESVSEYNITVTATDFGTPPLSSSTKLHLKISDVNDNAPVFDKSSYFAQITENNSPGISIFAVSAKDSDWNQNARISYLLEDTQVSGSPVSTYVSLNSETGVLSAVRSFDYEQIKQLQLVVKAQDGGSPPLSSNVTVKILIQDQNDNPPQVLYPVQTGGSLVAEMVPRSADVGYLVTKVVAVDVDSGQNAWLSYKLQKATDRALFEVGLQNGEIRTIRQVTDKDAVKQRLTVIVEDNGQPSRSATVIVNVAVADSFPEVLSEFTDFTQDKEYNDNLTFYLVLALAVVSFLFITCLVVIISVKIYRWRQSRILYHSNLPVIPYYPPRYSDTLGTGTLQHVYNYEVCRTTDSRKSDCKFGRAGSQNVLIMDPSSTGTMQRMQSETSILDEPDSPLEVS; translated from the coding sequence ATGGCACTTCGAAGATCCACCACCTGCATAAGATGGCGAATGTTTTGTGGACTGCAACGGCAAATAGGACTGCTTATGTTGCTGCTGCATGTGGTGAACATGGTAGGTGGTCAGATTCGTTATTCCATaccagaggagatgaagaaaggCTCCGTCATTGGTAGTGTAGCGCAAGATCTTGGTTTGGATCTAAAAAGGCTCCATTCTGGGCGGGCCCGTATCGTGACGGGAGAAAACGTTCACTACACCgagctgaaaacagacaaagggATTCTAGTCGTGAATGAGAGAATAGACCGAGAGCAGCTTTGTGGAGACATAACGCCATGTAGCTTCAGTTTTGAGGTGATTTTAGAAAATCCAATCGAACTGCACAGAATTACAGTTGAGGTTTTGGATATAAATGATCACGCTCCCGTCTTCCCAAACAAAGATAAACCTATCAGTTTTGAAATAAGTGAATCGGCTGTAGTGGGAGTGCAGTTTCCACTTCATAGTGCAGAGGATCTAGATGTGGGGCAGAACGCTTTGCAAGATTATGTTTTGTCACCAAACgacaattttattttgaagcaacATGCAAATCCAGACGGAAGTAAATACGTTGAAATGGTGCTACAGAAGCCTTTAGACAGAGAGCAACGTCCGCATTTGTCTTTAAAGTTAATCGCAGTTGACGGAGGAACACCACAGAGATCTGGTACAGTAAATATAGATGTCACTGTTTTAGATGCCAACGACAATGCTCCAGTATTTAACCAGTCAGTGTATAAAACATCTGTGATGGAAAACACGATGAAAAGCACAGACATTATTACAGTAAATGCCACAGACGCAGACAGCGGTTCAAATGGAGTCATCGTTTACAGTTTGTCTAAAATGAAAGGGAGTGCAGCAGATATATTCAGTATTGATGAAAATACTGGAACGATTTCTGTATCTGGTCAAATAGAttatgaaaaagacagaaaatatgagGTTAGGGTAGAGGCAAGGGATCAGGGTGGTCTCACCGGGACCAGTAAAGTTATACTGGATGTTATTGATGTTAACGACAATGCCCCAGTCATAAATATAATGTCACTTTCTAGCCCGGTGTCTGAGGACTCACCTTCTGGTACAACGATTGCCGTTTTAAACATAAAAGATGCAGATTCTGAGAAAAATGGGCAAATAAAGTGTTCTATAGATGGCAAACATCCCTTTAAAATCGAGTCATCTTTAACAAACTATTACAATTTAGTTTCAGATCAACATTTTGACCGCGAGTCGGTCTCAGAATATAACATAACAGTAACAGCCACGGACTTTGGGACTCCCCCACTTTCTAGCTCAACAAAATTACATCTTAAAATCTCTGACGTAAACGACAATGCACCAGTTTTTGATAAAAGCAGTTATTTTGCTCAGATCACAGAGAATAATTCACCTGGAATTTCAATATTTGCTGTCAGCGCGAAGGACTCTGATTGGAACCAAAACGCCAGAATCTCGTATCTTTTAGAGGACACACAGGTCAGTGGTAGTCCAGTTTCTACTTATGTGTCTTTAAACTCTGAAACTGGAGTTCTTAGCGCGGTTCGCTCCTTTGATTATGAGCAAATTAAACAACTTCAGCTAGTAGTCAAAGCTCAGGATggaggctctcctccactcagtagtaatgtgactgtaaaaatactgatccaggaccagaacgacaatCCTCCTCAGGTTCTATatccagtccagactggtggctctctggtggctgaaatggtgcctcgttcagcagatgtgggctatctggtgactaaagtggtggctgttgatgtggactctggacagaatgcctggctctcctataaactacagaaagccacagacagggcgctgtttgaagtgggcttacagaatggagaaataagaactatccgccaagtgactgataaagatgcagtgaaacaaagactgactgttatagtggaggacaacgggcagccctctcgttcagctacagtcattgttaacgtggcggtggcggacagcttccctgaagtgctgtcggagttcactgactttacccaggacaaggagtacaatgacaacctgactttttacttagtgttggctctggctgtagtttccttcctcttcatcacgtgtttagtggttattatatcagtgaaaatctacagatggagacagtctcgcatcctgtatcactccaatctccctgtgattccatattatccaccacgttactcagacactttggggacagggactctccaacacgtgtacaattacgaggtgtgcaggacgactgactccagaaagagtgactgtaagttcggcagagctggtagtcagaacgtgttgataatggaccccagttctacagggacgatGCAGCGAATGCAGAGTGAAACgagcatcctggatgaaccagactctcctTTAGAGGTGAGTTAG
- the LOC108885485 gene encoding LOW QUALITY PROTEIN: protocadherin gamma-A11-like (The sequence of the model RefSeq protein was modified relative to this genomic sequence to represent the inferred CDS: inserted 2 bases in 1 codon), translating into MACGIRPYTRCEKWRFGCGQNWHLLLVLFYLICMVNGHIRYSIPEEMKKGSLVGNVAQDLGLDLKRLRSGRARIVTEESIQYTELKTDKGILVVNDRIDREQLCGDVTPCSFSFEVILENPMELYQITVEITDINDHSPTFKRNSIHFEISESANTGSRFPLTSAEDPDVGVNGLREYFLTENDNFVLKQNSNADGKKYAEMVLQKPLDRETNPHLSLKLIAVDGGSPQRSGTVNIDVTVLDINDNAPVFNQSVYKATVMENSPRDTYVTTVNASDADIGSNSIVTYYFSDLNSGLSDLFRIDEKTGVISITGSIDYEKDKKYELRIEGKDQGGLTDSSKVIIEVTDVNDNAPTISVMSFTSPVSEDSPPGTTIGIINVKDLDSSDNGQVNCRIEQNAPFKIKSNLRNYYTLVTDIVLDRESVSDYNITVVATDAGMPPLSTKRTFHLKVSDVNDNAPVFPRGVYSAFIPENNSPGVSVLTVRAKDPDENQNARISYILEDTNTGGSPVSEYVSINAESGVIHAVRSFDYEQIKQLVFIVKAQDGGSPPLSSNVTVKILIHDQNDNPPQVLYPVQTGGSLVAEMVPRSADVGYLVTKVVAVDVDSGQNAWLSYKLQKATDRALFEVGLQNGEIRTIRQVTDKDAVKQRLTVIVEDNGQPSRSATVIVNVAVADSFPEVLSEFTDFTQDKEYNDNLTFYLVLALAVVSFLFITCLVFIISVKIYRWRQSRILYHSXNLPVIPYYPPRYSDTLGTGTLQHVYNYEVCRTTDSRKSDCKFGRAGSQNVLIMDPSSTGTMQRLQNEKSILDEPDSPLEVRCKTQLVYFWNLFFV; encoded by the exons atgGCATGTGGAATACGACCCTATACCCGGTGCGAAAAATGGCGTTTTGGCTGCGGACAGAACTGGCATTTACTGCTGgtccttttttatttaatttgtatggTCAACGGACATATCCGATATTCAATaccagaggagatgaagaaaggTTCCCTAGTCGGTAATGTAGCACAGGATCTTGGTTTGGATCTGAAAAGGCTTCGTTCCGGTCGGGCCCGTATCGTGACCGAAGAGAGCATCCAGTACACCGAGCTGAAGACAGACAAAGGGATTTTAGTCGTCAATGATAGAATTGACCGAGAGCAGCTTTGTGGAGACGTGACACCGTGTAGTTTCAGCTTTGAGGTGATTTTAGAAAACCCGATGGAGCTATATCAAATTACAGTTGAAATAACAGACATAAATGATCATTCGCCCACGTTTAAAAGAAACAGCATCCATTTTGAAATCAGTGAATCCGCTAATACTGGATCTCGATTTCCACTGACTAGTGCAGAAGATCCAGATGTGGGTGTTAATGGACTCAGAGAATATTTTTTGACCGAGAATGacaattttgttttaaaacaaaactcaaatgCAGATGGAAAGAAATACGCAGAGATGGTTCTTCAGAAGCCattagacagagagacaaatccTCATCTGTCTCTAAAGCTGATAGCTGTAGACGGTGGAAGTCCGCAGAGATCTGGTACAGTAAATATAGATGTGACTGTTCTTGATATCAATGACAATGCACCTGTATTTAATCAATCTGTGTACAAAGCTACAGTGATGGAAAATTCTCCCAGAGATACTTACGTTACCACTGTTAATGCCAGTGACGCAGACATCGGGTCAAACAGTATTGTTACGTATTATTTTTCAGATCTGAACAGTGGTCTAAGTGATTTGTTTAGAATTGATGAAAAAACTGGCGTCATTTCAATAACAGGCTCTATTGattatgaaaaagacaaaaaatatgaacTTAGAATAGAAGGAAAAGATCAAGGAGGTTTGACAGATTCAAGTAAAGTGATAATTGAAGTTactgatgtgaatgacaacGCCCCTACTATTAGCGTCATGTCGTTCACTAGTCCTGTGTCAGAGGACTCCCCTCCCGGTACAACAATTGgcattataaatgtaaaagatCTCGATTCAAGTGATAACGGACAAGTAAATTGTAGAATAGAACAAAACgcacctttcaaaataaaatccaatttAAGAAATTACTATACATTGGTGACTGATATTGTATTAGACCGTGAAAGTGTTTCAGACTATAACATCACTGTTGTTGCGACAGATGCAGGAATGCCTCCTCTGTCAACAAAAAGAACCTTTCATTTAAAGGTCTCTGATGTGAACGATAATGCCCCGGTTTTTCCACGAGGTGTTTACAGCGCATTTATTCCAGAGAATAACTCTCCAGGCGtttctgttctcactgtgaGAGCTAAAGATCCTGATGAAAACCAAAACGCCCGAATATCGTATATTTTGGAAGATACTAATACCGGTGGATCTCCAGTTTCTGAGTATGTTTCTATAAATGCAGAAAGTGGAGTGATACATGCAGTTCGCTCGTTTGATTATGAGCAAATCAAACAGCTGGTTTTCATTGTCAAAGCGCAGGATGGAGGTTCACCTCCACTCAGTAGCAATGTGACTGTTAAAATACTGATCCAcgaccagaacgacaaccctcctcaggttctgtacccagtccagactggtggctctctggtagctgaaatggtgcctcgttcagcagatgtgggctatctggtgactaaagtggtggctgttgatgtggactctggacagaatgcctggctctcctataaactgcagaaagccacagacagggcgctgtttgaagttggcttacagaatggagaaataagaactatccgccaagtgactgataaagatgcagtgaaacaaagactgactgttatagtggaggacaacgggcagccctctcgttcagctacagtcattgttaacgtggcggtggcggacagcttccctgaagtgctgtcggagttcactgactttacacAGGACAAGGAatacaatgacaacctgactttttacttagtgttggctctggctgtagtttccttcctcttcatcacgtgtttagtgtttattatatcagtgaaaatctacagatggagacagtctcgcatcctgtatcactc caatctccctgtgattccatattatccaccacgttactcagacactttggggacagggactctccaacacgtgtacaattacgaggtgtgcaggacgactgactccagaaagagtgactgtaagttcggcagagctggtagtcagaacgtgctgataatggaccccagttctacagggacgatgcagcggttacagaatgaaaagagcatcctggatgaaccagactctcctctAGAGGTGAGGTGCAAGACGCaacttgtttatttttggaatcttttttttgtctga